Proteins encoded in a region of the Puniceibacterium sp. IMCC21224 genome:
- a CDS encoding IclR family transcriptional regulator has protein sequence MTDANQKQTTKRQVPAVTRALAILRFLARSPEPKGVNPIARELGLIPSTCLHILRVLQDEGLVDFDSNTKLYSIGIGILPLARSALLRNTFSTLIQPRLSDLSVKFGVTSIATQLAEPGQMVVVALSQSTLPFRLQVDLGSRFPALISATGRLFAAFNMADSDALRTGFNKLVWDHPPSFESWTEQVEEARMRGYAVDQGTYISGVTVVAVPVFGTSGKMTRSIVAIGISERLKDKQIPKLVKEMQSIRDRIEDIQIDTGS, from the coding sequence ATGACCGATGCCAACCAAAAACAGACAACAAAGCGGCAGGTGCCAGCGGTCACCAGAGCCCTTGCAATACTAAGATTTCTGGCGCGTTCGCCCGAACCAAAAGGCGTCAATCCGATAGCGAGAGAGCTGGGCCTGATCCCCAGCACCTGCCTGCACATTCTGCGCGTACTGCAGGACGAAGGGCTGGTCGATTTTGATTCGAACACCAAACTTTATTCAATCGGCATTGGCATACTGCCGCTCGCAAGATCAGCCCTGCTGCGCAACACGTTCTCGACGCTGATCCAGCCCAGATTGTCAGACCTGTCGGTGAAATTCGGGGTGACAAGTATCGCCACCCAGCTCGCGGAACCGGGGCAGATGGTGGTGGTTGCGTTGTCGCAATCCACATTGCCGTTTCGGCTTCAGGTTGATCTGGGCAGCCGCTTTCCGGCCTTGATCAGCGCCACAGGTCGCCTGTTTGCCGCGTTCAACATGGCCGATTCTGACGCGCTCAGGACGGGGTTCAACAAACTCGTCTGGGACCATCCTCCGTCGTTTGAAAGCTGGACCGAACAAGTCGAAGAGGCCCGCATGCGCGGGTACGCCGTCGATCAGGGCACCTATATTTCCGGGGTGACGGTTGTCGCCGTGCCTGTCTTTGGCACCAGCGGCAAAATGACCCGCTCCATCGTTGCCATCGGCATCTCTGAACGCCTGAAAGACAAACAAATTCCAAAGCTGGTCAAAGAAATGCAGTCCATCCGCGACCGCATCGAAGACATACAAATCGACACCGGGAGCTAA
- a CDS encoding PaaI family thioesterase, which yields MTHTDTAPKTWRELKIDGFVALIGPLLRSTRFESDNTYGLQTQDKHKNQIGIVHGGVLSSLLDQVIAITAWNAVDRQPTVTVQMDTRFLGAAMAGDFLEIRATIRHATRSLVFVDADITCGTKMIASATAVMKISKPTGQNT from the coding sequence GTGACGCACACAGACACCGCGCCAAAAACCTGGCGGGAGTTGAAGATCGACGGTTTTGTCGCGCTGATCGGCCCGCTTCTGCGGTCAACCCGGTTTGAAAGCGACAACACCTACGGGCTTCAGACGCAGGACAAACATAAGAACCAGATCGGGATCGTTCACGGCGGAGTGTTGAGCAGTCTTCTGGATCAAGTCATCGCGATCACAGCCTGGAATGCCGTCGACCGCCAGCCAACGGTCACGGTTCAGATGGATACGCGGTTTTTGGGGGCAGCCATGGCCGGGGATTTTCTGGAAATCCGCGCCACCATCCGCCACGCAACACGATCCCTGGTCTTTGTCGACGCCGATATCACCTGCGGCACCAAAATGATCGCAAGCGCCACCGCTGTCATGAAAATATCAAAACCAACAGGACAAAATACATGA
- a CDS encoding CaiB/BaiF CoA-transferase family protein, with protein sequence MSDPQENTPAGPLAGVKVLDFSRILSGPYASMVLADLGAEIIKVEPIESGDETRNFPPFQGGLSHYYIALNRSKKSVSLNLKTPEGVQIAKDLAQQSDIVLENFRPGVMDRLGLGYDTLRALNERLIYCSITGFGTNSPHGDKPAFDIVAQALSGVMSVNREPGQPPNKLGLPLGDMAGSIFSVFGLLAALFERNSTGRGKHIEVAMLDSLIAMQGYLSQIYFVTGQSPQPVGTQHPSIVPYGSFPTSDDHVIVACLTERFWHNFARCLDREDLIKDPRFALYAERLANRAALEPIIHARMTQDSTAYWLERLEQFDVPSAPILSIGEALEQDHVAQQGLIETVTHPQIGEMKLVRGPIRFDGVGPAKATAPSLLGENTADVLMHKLGFDPDAVDRFVTKGIVKTIP encoded by the coding sequence ATGAGCGATCCGCAGGAAAATACACCAGCCGGGCCGTTGGCCGGGGTCAAGGTTCTCGACTTTTCGCGCATCTTGTCCGGTCCCTACGCCAGCATGGTTCTGGCCGACCTCGGGGCCGAGATCATCAAGGTCGAACCAATCGAAAGCGGCGATGAAACCCGCAACTTCCCGCCGTTCCAAGGCGGGTTAAGCCATTATTACATTGCACTCAATCGCAGCAAAAAGAGTGTATCTCTCAATCTGAAAACCCCCGAAGGGGTCCAGATCGCCAAAGATCTGGCCCAACAAAGCGACATCGTTCTGGAAAATTTTCGACCCGGTGTCATGGATCGGCTGGGATTGGGATATGACACCTTGCGGGCACTGAATGAACGATTGATCTACTGTTCCATCACAGGTTTTGGCACCAATAGCCCGCATGGCGACAAACCTGCGTTTGATATCGTAGCACAGGCGCTTTCGGGTGTGATGAGCGTCAATCGCGAACCCGGACAGCCCCCAAACAAGCTGGGTCTTCCGTTGGGCGATATGGCTGGCAGCATATTTTCAGTTTTTGGCCTGCTCGCCGCGCTGTTCGAACGCAACAGCACAGGTCGCGGCAAACATATCGAGGTCGCCATGCTCGACAGTTTGATTGCGATGCAGGGGTATCTGTCCCAGATCTATTTCGTCACGGGCCAAAGCCCACAGCCCGTCGGCACCCAGCACCCCAGTATTGTGCCCTACGGATCGTTTCCGACATCAGACGACCATGTTATTGTCGCCTGCCTGACAGAACGATTCTGGCACAATTTCGCCCGCTGCCTGGATCGTGAGGATTTGATAAAGGACCCGCGTTTTGCGCTCTACGCCGAACGGCTGGCCAACCGAGCCGCGCTTGAGCCGATCATCCACGCCCGAATGACACAAGATTCCACCGCCTACTGGCTAGAGCGTCTGGAGCAGTTCGACGTTCCCAGCGCGCCAATTCTTTCGATCGGTGAAGCGCTGGAACAGGATCACGTCGCGCAGCAGGGTCTGATTGAAACGGTCACACATCCGCAAATCGGAGAAATGAAACTTGTGCGCGGCCCGATCCGATTTGACGGCGTCGGTCCTGCCAAAGCGACAGCGCCGTCGCTGTTGGGGGAAAATACTGCGGACGTTCTGATGCACAAATTGGGTTTTGATCCTGACGCGGTCGATAGGTTTGTGACAAAGGGAATTGTCAAAACCATCCCTTGA
- a CDS encoding type III PLP-dependent enzyme → MNAYVAEFSARASAPVSRVETYIRNTHFDHPTLVVDTQVVARQYAALAQGLGRASIHYAVKANPAKEIINTLVGLGSHFDAASRGEIELCLSQGAAPEDVSFGNTIKKVGDIAWAFGAGIRLFSADAEEELEKLAEHAPGTQVYIRLIVDASEADWPLSRKFGCARDKALTLLDMAKALGLDPIGFSFHVGSQTRRAGMWAITLDQVAAVWQDAKDAGHQLTLLNIGGGFPAFYGEAIEAPTVYAAEVMRQITERFGDVPHIMAEPGRGMVAEAGAIAAEVILVSRKSENDLHRWVYLDIGRFSGLAETEGEAIRYQFLTERDDDVFGPCVLAGPSCDSADVLYEKRPVELPLTLKCGDKVIIRNCGAYTSTYSSVGFNGFPPLDVVVI, encoded by the coding sequence ATGAACGCATACGTAGCTGAGTTTTCGGCCCGCGCATCTGCGCCTGTTTCCCGCGTGGAAACGTATATCCGCAATACCCATTTCGACCACCCGACGCTGGTGGTGGACACGCAAGTTGTGGCGCGCCAGTACGCCGCGCTCGCGCAGGGGCTGGGACGCGCCTCGATCCATTACGCGGTCAAGGCGAACCCGGCCAAGGAAATCATCAACACTCTGGTGGGCCTTGGCTCGCATTTTGATGCGGCCTCGCGCGGCGAGATTGAGCTGTGCCTGTCGCAGGGTGCCGCACCCGAGGATGTGTCGTTCGGCAACACGATCAAAAAGGTCGGCGACATTGCCTGGGCATTTGGCGCGGGCATCCGCCTGTTTTCGGCCGATGCCGAGGAAGAGCTGGAAAAGCTGGCCGAACATGCCCCCGGTACGCAGGTTTATATCCGCCTGATTGTCGACGCGTCCGAGGCAGACTGGCCGCTGTCGCGCAAGTTCGGCTGCGCCCGCGACAAGGCGCTGACGCTGCTGGATATGGCAAAGGCACTGGGCCTCGATCCGATCGGATTTTCGTTCCACGTCGGATCGCAGACTCGTCGCGCCGGAATGTGGGCTATCACACTCGATCAGGTGGCTGCTGTCTGGCAGGATGCCAAGGACGCGGGCCATCAGCTGACCCTGCTCAATATTGGTGGCGGCTTTCCGGCGTTCTACGGTGAGGCGATTGAGGCCCCAACAGTCTATGCCGCCGAAGTCATGCGCCAGATCACCGAGCGTTTCGGTGATGTGCCGCACATCATGGCAGAGCCGGGCCGCGGTATGGTCGCCGAAGCCGGCGCTATCGCCGCCGAAGTGATTCTGGTGTCGCGTAAGTCGGAAAACGACCTGCACCGCTGGGTTTACCTCGACATTGGCCGCTTTTCAGGCCTGGCCGAAACCGAAGGTGAGGCGATCCGCTACCAGTTCCTGACCGAGCGTGACGACGACGTCTTTGGTCCCTGCGTTCTGGCCGGCCCGTCCTGTGATTCGGCGGATGTGCTATATGAAAAGCGCCCTGTGGAATTGCCGTTGACGCTGAAATGCGGTGACAAGGTGATCATCCGCAACTGCGGCGCGTACACCTCGACCTATTCGAGCGTTGGTTTCAATGGCTTCCCGCCGCTGGATGTGGTTGTGATCTGA
- the rimO gene encoding 30S ribosomal protein S12 methylthiotransferase RimO, whose translation MTQNPPNLRPDLAPAARIEATRRAGQPSIGMVSLGCPKALVDSERILTRLRAEGYGISPDYTGADAVIVNTCGFLDSAKAESLEAIGEALAENGRVIVTGCLGAEPDYIREHHPRILAVTGPHQYEQVLDAVHMAVPPDPDPFIDLMPAAGVKLTPRHYSYLKISEGCNHKCKFCIIPDMRGRLQSRPHRAVLREAEKLVESGVRELLVISQDTSAYGTDWKDRDSKAPILNLARDLGSLGAWVRMHYVYPYPHVRDLIPLMADPANGVLPYLDIPFQHAHPDTLKRMARPAAAARTLDEIAAWRNVCPDITLRSTFIVGYPGETEAEFQTLLDWMDEALLDRVGCFQYENVAGARSNALPDHVPQEVKQDRWDRFMAKAQAISEARLEAKVGSTIQVIVDDVDGDAATCRTMADAPEIDGNLFIDEGFSDLTPGDIVSVTVDEAGEYDLWGRRAQADGTV comes from the coding sequence ATGACACAGAACCCCCCGAATCTGCGCCCTGACCTCGCGCCCGCCGCCCGCATCGAAGCCACCCGCCGCGCGGGTCAGCCCTCGATTGGCATGGTCTCTCTTGGTTGCCCAAAGGCGCTGGTAGATAGCGAACGCATCCTCACCCGTCTGCGCGCCGAGGGGTATGGCATTTCGCCTGATTACACCGGGGCAGATGCAGTGATCGTCAACACCTGCGGATTTCTTGACAGCGCCAAAGCCGAGAGCCTTGAGGCCATCGGTGAGGCGCTGGCTGAAAATGGACGGGTGATCGTGACCGGCTGTCTGGGGGCCGAGCCGGATTACATCCGCGAACATCACCCCCGGATTCTGGCCGTGACCGGCCCGCACCAATACGAACAAGTGCTGGATGCGGTTCACATGGCGGTGCCGCCCGATCCTGATCCATTCATCGACCTGATGCCGGCTGCGGGTGTAAAGCTGACGCCGCGCCACTACAGCTATCTCAAAATTTCCGAGGGCTGTAACCACAAGTGCAAGTTCTGCATCATCCCCGACATGCGCGGGCGCCTGCAATCGCGCCCGCATCGTGCTGTGCTGCGTGAGGCGGAAAAGCTGGTCGAAAGCGGCGTGCGCGAACTGCTGGTGATTTCGCAGGATACCTCTGCCTATGGCACCGACTGGAAAGACCGCGACAGCAAGGCGCCGATCCTGAATCTTGCCCGTGATCTTGGCAGCCTTGGCGCGTGGGTACGGATGCACTACGTCTATCCCTATCCGCATGTGCGCGACCTGATCCCGCTGATGGCAGATCCGGCCAACGGTGTGTTGCCCTATCTGGATATCCCGTTTCAACATGCTCATCCGGACACGCTGAAACGTATGGCACGGCCCGCAGCCGCCGCCAGGACGCTGGATGAGATTGCCGCTTGGCGCAATGTCTGCCCGGACATCACCCTGCGCTCGACCTTTATAGTTGGCTATCCCGGCGAAACCGAAGCCGAATTCCAGACGCTTCTGGATTGGATGGACGAGGCGCTGCTCGACCGGGTGGGCTGTTTTCAGTATGAAAATGTCGCGGGGGCAAGGTCAAACGCGCTGCCTGATCATGTGCCGCAAGAGGTCAAGCAGGATCGCTGGGACCGGTTTATGGCCAAGGCCCAGGCGATTTCCGAGGCCAGGCTGGAGGCCAAGGTCGGCAGCACGATTCAGGTCATCGTCGACGATGTCGACGGTGATGCCGCCACCTGTCGCACAATGGCGGATGCACCCGAAATTGATGGAAACCTCTTTATCGACGAGGGGTTCTCGGATCTGACGCCCGGCGATATCGTCAGCGTCACGGTGGACGAGGCCGGAGAATACGATCTTTGGGGGCGTCGGGCGCAGGCTGACGGTACGGTATAA
- a CDS encoding GcrA family cell cycle regulator has product MSWTDERVEQLKKMWGEGQSASQIAKELGGVTRNAVIGKVHRLGLSNRAGSGPAPASSAPEPAAAAPEVKPATPEVKAKPQPRTEPARDPNPEPVVLETKSAQPPARRAIIPAGQPLPPQPSANEISPEALAKVNEIEKKAKKITLMELTERTCKWPVGDPATPDFWFCGLPVQQGKPYCEAHVGVAFQPMSARRDRRR; this is encoded by the coding sequence ATGTCCTGGACCGATGAACGCGTAGAGCAGCTCAAAAAGATGTGGGGCGAAGGCCAGTCCGCCAGCCAGATCGCCAAAGAGCTGGGCGGCGTCACCCGAAATGCCGTCATCGGAAAGGTGCATCGCCTCGGCCTGTCGAACCGCGCAGGCTCGGGTCCTGCACCCGCGTCGTCGGCACCTGAACCCGCGGCAGCCGCACCCGAGGTCAAACCAGCCACGCCCGAGGTCAAGGCCAAGCCGCAGCCGCGGACTGAACCCGCACGCGATCCCAACCCAGAGCCGGTCGTGCTGGAAACCAAATCCGCGCAGCCGCCCGCCCGTCGCGCGATTATTCCTGCAGGCCAGCCGCTGCCGCCGCAGCCGTCCGCAAACGAGATCAGCCCCGAGGCGCTTGCCAAGGTCAACGAGATCGAGAAGAAGGCGAAAAAGATCACCCTGATGGAGCTGACCGAACGGACCTGCAAATGGCCGGTGGGTGATCCCGCAACACCGGATTTTTGGTTCTGTGGCCTGCCGGTCCAGCAGGGCAAACCCTATTGCGAGGCGCATGTCGGCGTCGCGTTCCAGCCGATGTCGGCCCGCCGCGACCGCCGCCGCTGA
- a CDS encoding ABC transporter permease translates to MQEYTPIPHGTRRFGRVNWLGLYTLATREMMRFTSVWTQTLLAPLVTAGLFLLIFSLAIGPQRGDVMGVPFTTFIAPGILMMTVIQNAFANTSSSIVISKVQGNIVDTLMPPLSVLELVLGYLVGGVMRGLFVAVAIVVALMLFLGIVPAHPLVALGFIVLGAAFMSALGMLAGIYANKFDQMAAITNFLVTPLAFLSGTFYSVEALPPVLREITHLNPIFYLIDGARYGVIGVSDTSPWLGGCVALVATFAILVLAWGMFRSGYRLKA, encoded by the coding sequence ATGCAGGAATACACCCCTATCCCCCACGGGACGCGCCGGTTTGGCCGGGTCAACTGGCTGGGGCTCTATACCCTTGCGACCCGCGAGATGATGCGGTTCACCAGCGTCTGGACCCAAACCCTGCTGGCACCTCTTGTGACAGCCGGGTTGTTCCTGCTGATATTTTCGTTGGCCATCGGCCCCCAGCGGGGCGACGTGATGGGTGTGCCTTTTACCACATTCATCGCGCCGGGGATCCTGATGATGACGGTGATTCAGAACGCCTTTGCCAATACTTCGTCTTCAATCGTGATCTCGAAAGTGCAGGGCAATATCGTTGACACGCTGATGCCGCCGCTTTCGGTGCTCGAGCTGGTATTGGGCTATTTGGTCGGCGGCGTGATGCGCGGGCTGTTCGTGGCCGTGGCGATCGTGGTGGCGCTGATGCTGTTTCTGGGAATCGTTCCCGCACATCCGCTGGTGGCACTGGGGTTCATCGTGCTGGGGGCGGCGTTCATGTCGGCGTTGGGGATGCTGGCAGGGATCTATGCCAACAAGTTCGACCAGATGGCGGCGATCACCAACTTTCTGGTGACGCCGCTGGCGTTTCTGTCTGGCACGTTTTATTCGGTCGAAGCCCTGCCGCCGGTGCTGCGCGAGATTACCCACCTCAATCCGATCTTCTATCTGATTGACGGCGCCCGATACGGCGTGATTGGCGTGTCTGACACCTCGCCATGGCTGGGGGGATGCGTGGCACTGGTGGCCACGTTCGCGATACTGGTGCTGGCCTGGGGAATGTTTCGAAGCGGATACCGGCTCAAGGCGTGA
- a CDS encoding phosphatidylcholine/phosphatidylserine synthase: MTPQNKALFVHLLTATGAVFAMLALLAAAQERWSVMFLWLVVAFAVDGIDGPLARKYDVKGMAPRFDGVLLDLIIDYLTYVFIPAFALFQSDLLPGWPGWAAIILITFASAMYFCDSRMKTSDNSFQGFPGCWNMVVLVMFALDPEPWIILMLVSVLAVAMFLPLKFIHPVRTTRWRNLSLPIALAWTVFAGWAAWVDFHPQSWAHWGLVVTSLYLISVGIVQQIVPERDQAAL; encoded by the coding sequence ATGACGCCACAGAACAAAGCGCTTTTTGTCCATCTTCTGACCGCCACTGGCGCGGTCTTTGCCATGCTTGCCTTACTCGCCGCCGCTCAGGAGCGGTGGTCAGTCATGTTTCTCTGGCTTGTGGTGGCGTTTGCCGTGGATGGTATCGACGGCCCGCTGGCGCGTAAATATGACGTCAAGGGCATGGCGCCGCGCTTTGACGGCGTGCTGCTGGACTTGATCATAGATTACCTGACCTACGTGTTCATCCCGGCGTTCGCGCTGTTTCAGTCGGATCTTCTGCCAGGCTGGCCCGGTTGGGCTGCGATCATCCTGATCACCTTTGCCAGCGCGATGTATTTCTGTGACAGCCGGATGAAGACATCAGACAATTCGTTTCAGGGCTTTCCAGGCTGTTGGAACATGGTCGTTCTGGTGATGTTTGCGCTCGATCCCGAACCCTGGATCATTCTGATGCTGGTGTCGGTACTCGCAGTTGCAATGTTCCTGCCGCTCAAATTTATCCATCCGGTTCGCACCACGCGCTGGCGCAATCTGTCGCTGCCAATTGCGCTCGCTTGGACCGTCTTTGCCGGATGGGCGGCCTGGGTCGATTTTCACCCGCAAAGTTGGGCGCATTGGGGGCTGGTGGTGACGTCGCTCTACCTGATTTCCGTCGGAATCGTGCAGCAGATCGTGCCAGAGCGCGATCAGGCAGCTCTTTAG
- the mtaB gene encoding tRNA (N(6)-L-threonylcarbamoyladenosine(37)-C(2))-methylthiotransferase MtaB: MTAPLFTTLGCRLNAYETEAMKALANEAGLSGAVVVNTCAVTSEAVRKARQEIRRLRRENPQARLIVTGCAAQTEPQTFSAMPEVDAVIGNTEKMTPQTWKTLAADFIGETEAVMVDDIMSVTETAGHLIDGFGTRSRAYVQVQNGCDHRCTFCIIPYGRGNSRSVPVGVVVDQIKRLVDKGYNEVVLTGVDLTSWGADLPAQPKLGDLVMRILKLVPDLPRLRISSIDSIEVDDNLLAAIATEARLMPHLHLSLQHGDDLILKRMKRRHLRDDAIRFAEEARKLRPEMTFGADIIAGFPTETEAHFENSLKLVDECNLTWLHVFPYSPRPGTPAARMPAVKGPAIRDRAARLRAAGAAQVQKHLAGQVGRTHSILMESPDMGRTEQFTEVRFASPQTEGAIVTTRITGQTGTTLIV, translated from the coding sequence ATGACCGCGCCACTGTTCACAACGCTTGGCTGCCGTCTCAACGCGTATGAGACCGAGGCGATGAAGGCGCTGGCCAATGAGGCCGGACTTTCGGGTGCCGTGGTTGTCAACACTTGTGCCGTGACCTCAGAGGCGGTGCGCAAGGCCCGTCAGGAAATCCGTCGTCTGCGGCGCGAAAACCCGCAGGCGCGACTGATCGTGACCGGATGCGCCGCACAGACCGAACCGCAGACCTTTTCAGCCATGCCCGAGGTCGACGCCGTCATTGGCAATACCGAAAAGATGACACCACAGACCTGGAAAACCCTGGCCGCCGATTTCATCGGTGAGACCGAGGCCGTTATGGTCGACGACATCATGTCGGTGACTGAAACGGCGGGCCACCTGATCGACGGGTTCGGCACGCGCAGTCGCGCCTATGTCCAGGTTCAGAACGGTTGCGATCATCGCTGCACCTTTTGTATTATTCCTTATGGACGCGGCAACTCCCGCTCGGTTCCCGTCGGCGTCGTCGTCGACCAGATCAAGCGTCTGGTGGACAAGGGCTACAACGAAGTTGTCCTGACCGGCGTTGACCTGACCTCTTGGGGGGCGGACCTGCCCGCACAGCCCAAACTGGGCGATCTGGTAATGCGGATCCTTAAACTCGTGCCGGATTTGCCGCGCCTGCGGATTAGCAGCATCGATAGCATCGAAGTGGACGACAATCTGCTGGCCGCCATCGCGACCGAAGCGAGGCTGATGCCGCATCTGCACCTGTCGTTGCAGCATGGCGACGATCTGATCCTCAAGCGCATGAAACGTCGTCACCTGCGCGACGATGCAATTCGCTTTGCCGAAGAGGCACGTAAACTGCGCCCGGAGATGACATTCGGCGCCGATATCATCGCTGGTTTCCCAACGGAAACCGAAGCGCATTTCGAAAACTCGCTGAAGTTGGTCGACGAATGCAACCTGACCTGGCTGCATGTCTTCCCCTACAGCCCGCGCCCTGGCACACCAGCTGCCCGGATGCCCGCCGTCAAAGGTCCGGCAATCCGGGATCGCGCTGCCCGCCTGCGCGCGGCCGGTGCGGCGCAAGTCCAAAAGCACCTCGCGGGGCAGGTTGGCAGAACGCATTCCATCTTGATGGAATCGCCTGATATGGGCCGAACCGAACAATTCACCGAAGTGCGCTTTGCCTCACCCCAGACCGAAGGCGCGATTGTGACCACTCGGATCACCGGCCAAACCGGCACCACGCTGATAGTCTGA